Proteins encoded by one window of Marixanthomonas sp. SCSIO 43207:
- the rplS gene encoding 50S ribosomal protein L19, whose product MESLIKFVQDEFVTKKEFPKFSAGDTITVYYEIREGDKTRTQFFRGVVIQIKGSGATQTFTIRKMSGTVGVERIFPMNLPALQKIEINKIGSVRRKRIYYFRGLTGKKARIREKRS is encoded by the coding sequence ATGGAATCGTTAATTAAATTTGTTCAAGACGAATTTGTAACTAAAAAAGAATTTCCAAAATTCAGTGCTGGAGATACTATCACTGTTTATTATGAAATTCGTGAAGGTGATAAAACAAGAACTCAGTTCTTTAGAGGAGTTGTTATCCAAATTAAAGGAAGCGGTGCTACTCAAACATTCACCATTAGAAAAATGTCTGGTACAGTAGGTGTAGAGCGTATCTTCCCTATGAACTTGCCGGCACTTCAAAAAATTGAGATCAATAAAATAGGTAGCGTACGTAGAAAACGTATTTACTACTTTAGAGGTCTTACCGGTAAAAAAGCTAGAATTAGAGAAAAACGTAGCTAA